The Pseudoalteromonas sp. N1230-9 genome segment TTATTGCTTACATTCGGTTTATATTTAGTGGGTTGTTCTAATACCACTTTTTATCATAAATACATGATGAGAGGTCAGGTAGTAGAAAGTTCTGATAATCGAACTCTAATCTGTATTGGTGCTAAGCATGGCGCAGAGGTTGGGCAAAAATACAGTGTTATTAGATTCCATGAAAGAATAGTATTGAGTGAAGGTGACGATCCCTACACTATCGAAAAGGTAGGAACGGTACAAATTACTAAAATTGTGAATGATCATTTCGCAACTGTAAAGCTAGTGTCTGGTGACATTGCAGCGAAAGATATGGTGGAACTTGAAAACTAATAAAGTGGTGGCGAAAGCCACCACAAGAGCATAACAATAAAACTTAATGAAAAAGCTTTAGTGTTATTTTGTACAACCTTTGAGATTGTTTGCTCAGTTCTGGTTATCTTGATGCCAGTACGACAGAAAAAATGTTACATATGGATTAGAAAGGTGTGGGCTGGCATCCTAGGTCTAATCTTAACAGTTAAGGAGCCGCCGAATAGAGCTATACCTTTACATCAGCAGCATAATCAATGCTCCCGCGATCATAAATAAGTTTTCAGATAGCGATACAAATCCAAGTGGCACACTACTATCGCCGCCTACACAGGCACACTTTAACTGGCGTTTGTCAATGTAAACGGCTTTGAAAACTGAAATTGCTCCAACTGTGCCGATAAACAATGAAAATGGTGCCACTGCGAGAGGCTGTAGTTGGGCAACCATACCAATACCTGCATATGCTTCAATGAAGGGATAAATATAACCATATCTTATCCATCTCATCGCTAGTAAATCATAAGTAATAAACGAATTTGTGAAACTGTATAGGTCTTTCAGTTTTTGCACCGCTAAGAGCGTCATTGAAAAAGCTATAAATAGCATCAGTGTTCTGATGGAGATAAATGAGCCGGAAGCAAAATGTTGAGATGCGACAGCAAGAAGTGCAGCTATCGAGAAAATGGCTACAACTGGCGTGTAGGTTGTGCCAGTTTGACCTGCTTCATCTTTACCAAAATACTCTCTTAAGTCATCGTATCCTCCGACACGCTTTCCTTCAATAAAGGTTTGTGGCGTAGTTTTGACATCATGCTTATCTTTGAAGTCATCAGCTTGTTGTCTTGACGTGAGCTTATGATCTTCTACATCATACCCTTGCCTCTCCAGCAAATCTTTCGACCTTAAACCATAGGGGCAGATATGTTCGTCAGTGACCATTCTGTACAGGGTAGCTGTCTTAGTCATCTTAGTCTCCTTTGTTCAGTGTGCCTTCAAACTTTGGGAGCGGTCGTTGCTCAGCCTGAGCTTGTGAGCTGACCTTTCCATTTTCAGAAATATCCTTAATCAGCCATTCCATTTCTTTTATTTCTTTTCGTTGGGCTTTAATAATACCATTTGCCAATTCACGCACGCGTACATCCTCCAAAGTTGAATGCTCACTAGTAAGAATAGCAATGGAGTGATGAGGAATCATCGCTTTCATGTAGGCAGTGTCAGAAATTGTGCTTTGAGAGCGAACAAGATAAAGACATATGGCGAACAGTATTGTCGCCAATAGAAAAATAGCCATGTTGAGCTTCTTGTTACTGTACATGCCAAGCATAAAGGCCAGCATGATCATTGCCATACCTGCTCCCATATACAACGCCATATAGATACGCGTTTCACTAAACCATATATGTGATACTGCGTAAGTGTTGAGATACATCATGACAAACATAGCAATGGTTGAGGTGATGATCATTGCAGCAAATCTTGAGTATTTCATAAGTAATCCTTACATTGATAGTGTAAATATTTCCCACTGTTAGCCTATTATTCTCTACATGTGGTCATGTTCTCGAAAAATTGCAAGTAATGAGCCAGTATCAATAAGAGTATTTGTAATACGATTGACTCAATTTCAGCGCAATTATTGTGAATCAGTACTAATCTACACATTTCGGTGTAAGAGTTTATGGGCAAAAAATCTTCTTTGAAGGAGATCAAATCAGCTTATATTTAGAGTTTGAGTTTTGAACTTGTGATAGACACAGGCGGAATTGGCTTTAGTTAACAATCTAATGTGGGAACTCAAAGTACTACAAGCTGAGCTTCAACAAATGTAAGCTCGTGTACAAGTGAAGACACAGTTAAAGCATGTGGAAGAATTAATCTTGATAGTTAGAGTTGTCATTTATTTCACTTTTTAAATGAACGAATATTGATCTTTTATCTCGTTCATGTCCGAAAGCTAAAAGTTTCCTACACATGAAAGTGGTTTTGCAAGAGTATCTACTAGAGAACAAGATTTGAATGCTCAACTGTTCAGTTGGGCTATTATGGTTGTAAAAAAATATTATAAGGCAATGTGTCTGGTACTTCGGTTAGAAATGAAAAAAGTTAAAGAAGCTAATCGATTTCATCAGGTAGGGTGATGAGGTAATAGTTACTCGCCTTGATCGGCTAGGCCGATCATTAAAGTCTATTCTTGAGGACATTGAAAGTACTCACAAACGGGGCGATTGTTCAAAGATTATTAATGGTTCTGTCAGTACAAAAAATGATAATCCGTTTACCAGTTTCATTCATAATCTGCGCAATTAGCAATAATGACGTGCGTTCATAACGGTCATAAAGAGCAATCCCCCTGCGCTGAAATAATGCTTATTCCTTCATTGGATATAAGCGAACAGCTTAAGTTAAATGAAATTACTCAAATTACCTTATTAAACTTGTCACAGGGAGAGCATGAGTTTCATTGTCAGATACAAATGTATCGCGGCGTCTTAAAAGTAATTTAGTTTTAAATAGGTCTTTTTACACACCTGAACGAGCAAAAGTAACTTAACAAAAGGCTTCTCGAAAACATTACGAGAAGCCTCTAAATTAAAGTTAAGATTTGTATTTACTGTAAACAATTCTATATAGAACAGGCAAAACAACTAAAGTAAGTAAAGTAGAGGAAATAATCCCTCCAATTACCACCGTTGCTAATGGCCTCTGAACTTCAGCCCCAGTTCCGACGTTTAATGCCATAGGAATGAAACCTAAGCTAGCAACCAAAGCGGTCATTAATACAGGGCGAAGCCTGATAGTTGCACCTTCGATAATTGAGTTTATTAGCTCTCCTGTTTCAAGTAATCGCTGTTTAATGAATGACAGCATCACCAGTCCATTTAATACAGCTATCCCTGAAAGAGCGATAAATCCAACAGCAGCAGAAATTGAAAGAGGCATGTCTCTTAACCACAAAGCCAATACGCCGCCTGTAAGTGCTAAAGGCACACCACTAAATATGATCAGGGCATCTTTTATTGAACTAAATGCTATGACAAGCAGTGTCAAAATTACAAACAATGTGGCAGGTACTACGATGGATAATCTTTGCGTTGCACTCTCAAGTTGCTCAAATGTTCCGCCGTACTCAAGCCAATAACCAGCAGGCAATTCAACATTTTGTTGAATTTTTTGCTGTGCCTCTTGTACGAATGAGCCTAGATCTCGGTTTCTAACATTTGCTGTAATTACAATTCGTCGCTTACCATTTTCTCGGCTTATTTGACTTGGAACTGTCGTATAATTTAACTCTGCAACTTCGCTTACAGGTACAAACTCACCACTTTCTGTCGCGATTGGCAAATTACCTAGCTGATCAAGGTTGGCTCTCAACAGCTCAGGATATCTAACTACAATTTCAAATCGACGATCACCTTCGAATATTAACCCTGCGCCTTCACCTGACACGACTGTTTTTAACCAAGACTGTAAGTCGCTTGCATCCAACCCGTATAGCGCTAATGCTTCAGGCTTGGGGTTAACGGTAAAGATAGGCACGTCATCAACTTGTTCGAGCCGCGCATCAGCAACACCTGAAATTGTATTGAGTGTAGCCAAAACTTCTTGTGCAGAAATGACAAGTTGGGATAGATCATCACCGTAGAGCTTAATCCCTAAATCAGCTCTTACTCCGCTAATTAATTCGTTAAATCGCATCTGAATTGGTTGAGTAAACTCATAATTATTGCCGGGAATAGAGCTGAGATCTTTTTCCAGCCTTTCAACAAAATCCTCTTTCGTTAAATTAGGGTCGGGCCATTGCTCTCTCGGCTTTAATATCAGAAAAGTATCAGTCACATTTGGCGGCATCGCGTCTGTCGCAACTTCTGCTGTGCCCGTTTTTGAAAACACCGTAACAACTTCATCATATTTCATAATTTGTTGTTCAAGTACCTTCTGCATTTCTACAGCTTGGTCAATACCCGTGCCCGGAATACGCATCGCGTGCAGTGCAATGTCACCTTCATTAAGTTGAGGAACAAATTCAGATCCTAATTTACTACCAAGTAATATGCTAAATGTCACAAGTAAAGCAGCGCCGCAAACAACTAGCCAACGTAGTTTTAAAGCCCACTTCAAAACAGGACTATAAACTGACTTAGCGCCGACAATTACTGGACTTTCTTTTTCGCTGATTTTGCCTTTCAAGAATAAAGCAACCGCAGCGGGGACTAGCGTGAAGGTAAATACCATTGCAGACAATAGAGCGATTATCACCGTTGCGGCCATCGGATGAAACATTTTGCCCTCGACACCCGATAAGGTAAACAAAGGTAAATAGACAATCGTTATGATCAATACGCCAAAAACACTAGGTCGTATAACCTCATTGGTAGCAGAATAAACAATGTCTAGGCGTTCTTTCAGGGAAATGACAGAACTATTTCGTTTTTGGCTTTCTGCTAACCGCCTAATGCAGTTCTCAACGATTATTACCGCGCCATCGACAATCAATCCAAAATCTAAGGCTCCCAGACTCATTAAATTCGCAGAGACTTTGCTTTGAACCATGCCCGTGATTGTTGCCAACATTGCCAAAGGAATTACTGCGGCGGTAATCAAAGCGGCGCGTATGTTACCCAGTAATAGGAACAATACGAAGATAACCAGTAATGCACCTTCAATAAGATTTTTCTGTACGGTGCTAATTGCTTTATCAACCAGAGTTGTCCTGTCATATAAGGGAACTATGGACACGCCTTGAGGTAAACTGTTTTGGATTTCACTAAGCTTGTCACCAACAGCCAATGCCACCGAGCGTGAATTTTCTCCTACCAGCATCATTGCGGTGCCAATCACACTTTCCTTGCCTTCCAGTGATGCAGCTCCTGTCCTTAGCTCTTTTCCTATCGCAACTTCGGCGACATCTTTAACTTTTACAAGTGTGCCGTCGTCGCTTTTTATAATGACGTTTTGGATGTCTTGAATAGATTGCAACTGAGCTTGTGAACGAACAAGAATTTGCTGTCCGCTTCTTTCGATGAATCCAGCCCCTTGATTTGCATTATTTCGCATTATTGCATTTGATAGTGCTTCACTGGTAATACCGAAGTGCAACATCCTTAACGGATCGGGATTGATATGGTATTGCTTTTTATAGCCACCAATTGCATTGATTTCCGTAATCCCTTTAACCAATGCAAGTTGTGGTTTCACTACCCAGTCATGGATCTCCCTTAACGCCATCGCATCATAGGGTAAGCCATTATTCTGCTTTGCACTTTCGTCGGCAGTTATACTGTACATGTATATTTCACCGAGGCCCGTAGCAATTGGTCCCATTTCTGGTTCAATGCCAAACGGTAGTTGCTCCTTAATTGCGCTAAGTCGCTCATTGATTAGGTTTCTGGCAAAATACAAATCTGTGCCTTCTTCAAACACAACAGTCACTTGCGACAGGCCATATCGAGAAAGTGAACGGGTATAATCCAGCTTAGGTAAACCTGCCAAGCCCGTTTCGACGATAAACGTAATCCGTTGCTCTGTTTCCAAAGGTGAATAACCTTGAGCCTGCGTGTTTATTTGTACCTGTACATTGGTTATATCTGGCACAGCGTCAATAGGTAGCTTCTGATAGTTCCATATTCCTAAAGCGATGATAAACAAGGCCATAAGCAACATAGTACCACGTCTACGGATAGATAATTCTAGTATCCAAGCGATCATATTTTCACCTCGATAATACTGAAGCCAATATGTAGAGGACAAAAAGGTCGGAGATTAGTGTTCATGTCCAGCCTCCGATTTTTTTAGATCAGCAACTAGCAGATAACTGTTCTTTACAACCACACTTTCGCCGACGTTCAAACCGTCGATGATAGCAATATTGATAGCGTCTGAAGCGCCAGTTTTTACGGCGCTAGGGTGGTATTCATTGCCTTCTTTAATAAAAACAACATCTTTGCCTTCAAACTCTTGAATGGCTCCTTTTGGCACAACAACTGGAGCAGAGTGTTGACTGGTCGTAACCGCACCTTTAATTACAGTGCCAAGCGGCCACTTGTTGGTTTTGTTATCCAATTTTACAAATGCCAATGAGTATGGCTTGTCGTTTAGTGATGGTGTTAAATAGCTAATTTGCGCACTTTGATTAAATTCAGTGCTATGAATTAGCACCTGCTGGTTAGCGTTAACCTTACTTAGCTGAGTAGGAAACACTGATAGTTGTGCCCAAACCACGTCAAAATTGGCTATTGTCAGCAAGTTTTCACCATTTGTAAGCTCGCCAATATTGGCTTGCCTAGCGACTATACGCCCAGACATTGGTGCTTTTATCGAATATTGATTTAAGCTCTCATTGGATTCAATCACTACCAACGTTTCACCTTTTTTGACCTCTTCGCCGAGATTGACTTTTACTTCCTTAATAACACCATCGAATCTAGCGTTAACGTGCGCAAGTGAGGCAGGATCGGCAACGATTTTTCCATATACAACTTCTTCGTTATGAATAACACCGCTAGTTGCTGCTACTGTTTCAATGCTGTTTTGTTTAGCCATCTCAACAGACATAGAGACTATTTCATCTTTGTGTTCTTCACTGGCTGAGGTCGTGATGGAGGTGAAACCAATTACAGCAACAAGCATTAATTTGAAAAGGCTGATTGGTGAATTTAATATATTTTTCTTTTTCATGATTAATTCTCAATAAAGCTTGAAAGTTGGCTTTCTGTATTGCCGGAAGAAATTAATGGAATGCCTGATAAGGACTCAATGGAGGCGCTTTGTTTGTGAACCTCACTTGCGGCAAAAATAAGCGCATATTGCATCTCAATAAGCTCTTTTTGAACTGAAACTAGCTCTAAATAACTAAAGCGCCCGTCCGAATAGGCTTTTTGCACTAATGACAAAGCACTTTCTTGAGGCGGAATAATACTGGTTTGTAAGGTTTCAACCGTAAGGCGAGCCTCTTCCTGAGCCGCATAAAATGTCGCTAATTGGCTGTAAATTGCTCGCTCACTGGCTTTCCGTTGCTGCTCAACTTCATCGAGTTTTGCTTTTTGAGATTGATAGCTGCCTCTATTTCTATCACTCGTAAACAGAGGGACGCTAATTCCTGCAACCAACGCAGTCTCATTGCTACCTTCAAGTCTTTTCACACCTGCGCTCCACGTTATATTAGCGTGGCTTTGTGCGTTGATTGATTGTAATTGAGCTTGCTGAATTCTCGATTGCTCTGCATAAGCTAATATATGAGGACTTTGAGAAAGTTGAGCCATGATGTATTCGAGTGATATTGTTTTGGGAAGTGCAAATAAATCGCCTGATACACGAGAGAATTGCGGTGATTGTTCTCCCCACATAATAGCTAACTTACGAACACTGGCCTCTAACTGCTTGGAAATGGTTAGCGTCTTTAGTCGAGCTGTTGCTAAAGCTGCATCAGCTCGTTTTTGCTCTGATGACGGTGCCGAACCAACACGAACTTTTTTGGAGACAGTTTGATAGGTTTCTCGTGCTAGCTTTTCTGCATTTTCATTGACGAGCATGATTTGCTGTAACGTCAAAACATCGATATAGCGAGCTGCTACTTCACCCAAAATATCGAGTGTTTGTATTCTTTTTTCAACAGCTATTGCTTGCTGTTGGGCATTAACATAAAGCTTTCTGCTATTTACCTTATCTCCCAATTCCACCACGGAAGATATTGATAAGGTAAGTTCAGCGTCGCTGAATCCAGATACATCACCTGTACCTGCAAAGTTTTCCAATTCAGCGCTGACGTTATATTCAGGTTTTAACCCTGCGGTAGCTAACTCGCCGTCTAAACGCTTTTGTTTGTATTTAAAAGCTGTTAGCTGTGGGTTGTTTGCAAGTGTTCGTTGTATTGCCTCTGACAATGAAACTGAATCAACAGTTAAGTCATTTGCAAATACATTATTAGTTGTCACTAAAAACGACAACAGAAGCAACCGTTTTACTTTCTTCCAAGCAAGTACGGGGGCCTTAAAATAAGACATATTCATATTTTGTCCTGTTTATTTTATGAAACGAGCGTTGGCTTCACCGCCTAACGCGCCAATTAAATAAAAGGACTAACTTTTGGGAGGTCGAAGTAATCTGGAAGGGGGAGCTTCAATGACTACTTTTAAATAATCAAATACCTGACTTGATTTGAAATCAATGTCTCTACTGATGTAAACATGCGTAGCAAACTGTACATGCGAGCCATTGCAGTGTCCGCAATGATGACAATCAGCGGGGTTGTGTTGGTCATTATCTGCTGATGATTGTATTAATTTTTCAGAAGAAATGTGGTCATCTAAAGCATGAACATGCTCGGTTTTTATATGCTCGGAATCAACAATATGAACATCAGCAACTTTTGCCACAGCAGAAAATGACTGAAGTAATATCAGCACTATCATGATGTATGCAGGGAATTGTTTAATATTCATTTCGTTTCAACTATCTCTTAGTTATGCCAATGTTAACACTATCGTTTAGCTTGCGTCACGACATTGCTCGTCTATGAACTCTATTTCAATTGTTGTATGAGCAAAATCAAACTCTTTAAGCTCCTGTCGCAACTCTAGCTTGTACGATTTCAGCTCTTCGTTAGATATTTCAGTGTTTAAAACAATATGGGCGGTTAAAACGTTGTGTTCACCATCAAGTGACCAGATGTGTAAGTGATGTACTTCACCCACAATGGCTTTAGAAACTATTTTCGATTTAATATTTTCAATAAGATCAATATCTGGTGTCGCTTGCAAGAAGAGCATAAGTGTCGTTTTCAGTGTTCTTACAACATTAAATAAAATAAAAAGGGTAAACCCAATTGATAAAATAGGATCGAGTATGGGCCATTCAACAAACATCAATACGATTGATACAATAAATATAGCTATCCAACCTAAAACGTCTTCAAGCAAGTGCCAGTTTAAAACTCGTTCATTTAAGGTCTTTCCATGACTTAGCTTATAGGCAGCGTAACCGTTTACCACCATGCCAAAAATAGCTAATAAAAGCATTCCTTCGACTTGAGGCATTTCGGGGTTAGCTAATCTTGGTATGGCCTCAATTAGTATAAAAACAGAACCAACAGTTAATACCAAACCGTTAATCAATGCGCCAAGCAATGAAAAGCGCTTGTAACCATATGAAAACTGGCTAGAGGCAGGCTTGTTACTGAGCTTATTTAATCCCCATGCGGTGCCTATGGAGATGCTATCTCCTAAATCATGGATAGCATCTGCCATGATTGCCGTACTATTGGTTAACCAACCTCCGATAAATTCGATGATGGTAAACGTGAGGTTTAGAAAAAAAGCCCAGCCAATGCGTCTCGAAGCGTCCTCATCATTGTGAGGGTGATCATGACCGTGAGAGTGGTTATGCATGTTGAGCCTCGGCGGTTACATTTTTTCTTCTAAGCCTTTGTACATTCCAATTAATGATATGACGGATAAAGTTTTGGTACGCCCAACGTTTAATACCCGTTAGATTGGTTCCCTGCTCAGCATAGAATTCATCGGGTGAGTCATAAAAGCCAAAGTCGTCGTGTATGCCTTCTTTTTGAATATAAGTATCTTTACCAACCCAGTTCGTCTCTGGGTTACTTATGCAGGTAGTAGCTATTCCATAACCACAAAAATTATCTTTAGCTTGACTGAATTTGGATTGAATTGAACTTAGGTAAGCTTCGTCGAGAATGAAGCCTTCTAAATTGATCCACTTACCTTCATAGAGCACTTCTACCCAGCTATGGATAATGGATTTTGGGGCAAGCCAAAATACATAAGAAGGAATAGCGCCTTTCTGAAGCTGTTGGTCAATCGTGAAACCATGAAATCGGCACTGAATACCAAGCGCTCGGAATAGAGCCATTAACAAGTTTCCCTTGGTATTGCACTGTCCATAGCCATCCGCTAAAACTTCACTCGCAGATATATCATCGCTGCGGTTGTAACCAAACTGAATCTCATCTTTAACAAAGGTGTAAGCAGCTCCTATTGTGTTGTATTCATCCATTGTATTCCAATTCCGATCTGCTATTAGAGATTGGATGCTGTGATCATCTAAGTCTAATATTTGTGTTTTCTCTAAATAATTAGCACTCATTATCCATCTCCTTTAAGAACATGATTTTGATTTACTTCCACTACAGCTATTGTTTTCGCTTGTTAACTCTGCGTTGCTCAGCTCTTTCTTCGCATCAGTAATAATCAGGTAAGCCCCTCTTAAAATTAGGGTTGCAATCACACTACCAATCACAATGTCAGGCCAGCGAGAATCAAGTAGCATCACTAAAACACCAGCAGCAATGACCCCCAAGTTTGCGATCACATCGTTGGCTGAAAATATCCAGCTTGCACGCATATGGACTTCACCATTGCTTTGCATTCTGATTAAAACTAAACAAATGACGTTTGCTATTAATGCTACAAAACCAAAGCCGATCATGAACCAAGAGTGAGGCTCACCTTCTCCGAGTCTTCTTACTATGTCAAAGATTACCAGTATTCCGAGTGTCAGCTGAAAGTAACCGCTGATAAGGGCTGCATTGGCTTTATGCTTTAAAGATCGGCTCACGGCATATAGAGCAATACCATAGACAATTGCGTCAGCCAGCATATCCATTGAATCTGCTATCAAAGCCGTTGAGTTTGCATATAGGCCCACAGTAATCTCAACGCAGAACATAACCGCATTAATACCTAGCAACCAATACAGCACATGTTTTTGTTTCGCATCTTTTAGTTCGACTTCGCAACCACAACCACTCATTGCACGGCCTTAGTTATTTGCTTGATAACTTAACTATAAAGTCTATAGTGACTATAGAGTCAAGATTTAGGACTAAAGTTTTATGAAGATAGGTGAACTTTCAAAAACGACAGGGTGTTCGATACAAACAATTCGGTATTACGAGAAAGAAGGGTTGCTTTCAACTCCTGAACGTACTGAAGGGAATTACAGGTTATACGGTGAACGGGCTTTAAAAGAATTAGAGTTTATAAAGCATTGCCGAAGTTTGGATATCCCTCTAACAGATGTTAAACGCCTTATGGAACTGAAAAATAAGCCAGAAGAAAGCTGTGCAAGTGTTAATAAGCTCATTGCTCAACAATTGGCCTTAGTTAACAATCGAATGAGAGAACTCAAAGCACTAAAAGCTGAGCTTCAACAAATGGCAAGTTTGTGTACAACTGAAAACACCATTGAAGCGTGTGGAATAATTAAGTCACTTGATAGTTAGAATTGTCATTCATTTTCTATCCGTGTTGTGTACGAATAACTATATTTTATTACGTTCATGTACGAAATTTATTTAATGTACTTTCGTTCACTTGATTGTTAAGATGTACGAAAGTTACAGGTTTCGTACATATGAAAGTTGGTTTTGCAAGAGTCTCAACTAAAGAGCAAGATTTAAATATTCAACTGTCCAAGTTGGACGCTCATGGCTGTGAAAAAATATTTCAAGGAAAACAGTCAGGTGCTTCCATTAGAAATGAAGAAAAGCTAAAGGAACTCATCGATTTTATCAGGGAGGGTGATGAGGTAATTGTTACTCGCCTTGATCGGCTAGGCCGATCATTAAAGTCTATTCTTGAGGCTATTGAAAGTATCCACAAAAAGGGGGCTTGTTTAAATATTATCGACGGCTCTCTCAATACTAAAAATGATAATCCGTTTGCCACCGCCATGATCAACCTATGTGGAGTATTCGCTCAACTTGAGCGGGATCTTATAAAAGCCAGAACCGCAGAAGGTCGCGAAGAAGCGAAGGCTAAAGGCAAACATATGGGTAGGTTGCCTGCTTTATCAGACAAACAAGCGAAAGAATTATATAAAGATAAATTAAATGGTGAATCGATCTCTGCATTAGCGAAGAAATATTCTGTTAGCCGCCCGACGGTTCATCGAACTATTGAAAGAATGGAAC includes the following:
- a CDS encoding efflux RND transporter periplasmic adaptor subunit, with the protein product MKKKNILNSPISLFKLMLVAVIGFTSITTSASEEHKDEIVSMSVEMAKQNSIETVAATSGVIHNEEVVYGKIVADPASLAHVNARFDGVIKEVKVNLGEEVKKGETLVVIESNESLNQYSIKAPMSGRIVARQANIGELTNGENLLTIANFDVVWAQLSVFPTQLSKVNANQQVLIHSTEFNQSAQISYLTPSLNDKPYSLAFVKLDNKTNKWPLGTVIKGAVTTSQHSAPVVVPKGAIQEFEGKDVVFIKEGNEYHPSAVKTGASDAINIAIIDGLNVGESVVVKNSYLLVADLKKSEAGHEH
- a CDS encoding DUF305 domain-containing protein, translated to MKYSRFAAMIITSTIAMFVMMYLNTYAVSHIWFSETRIYMALYMGAGMAMIMLAFMLGMYSNKKLNMAIFLLATILFAICLYLVRSQSTISDTAYMKAMIPHHSIAILTSEHSTLEDVRVRELANGIIKAQRKEIKEMEWLIKDISENGKVSSQAQAEQRPLPKFEGTLNKGD
- a CDS encoding transglutaminase-like domain-containing protein, whose translation is MSANYLEKTQILDLDDHSIQSLIADRNWNTMDEYNTIGAAYTFVKDEIQFGYNRSDDISASEVLADGYGQCNTKGNLLMALFRALGIQCRFHGFTIDQQLQKGAIPSYVFWLAPKSIIHSWVEVLYEGKWINLEGFILDEAYLSSIQSKFSQAKDNFCGYGIATTCISNPETNWVGKDTYIQKEGIHDDFGFYDSPDEFYAEQGTNLTGIKRWAYQNFIRHIINWNVQRLRRKNVTAEAQHA
- a CDS encoding cation diffusion facilitator family transporter, whose amino-acid sequence is MHNHSHGHDHPHNDEDASRRIGWAFFLNLTFTIIEFIGGWLTNSTAIMADAIHDLGDSISIGTAWGLNKLSNKPASSQFSYGYKRFSLLGALINGLVLTVGSVFILIEAIPRLANPEMPQVEGMLLLAIFGMVVNGYAAYKLSHGKTLNERVLNWHLLEDVLGWIAIFIVSIVLMFVEWPILDPILSIGFTLFILFNVVRTLKTTLMLFLQATPDIDLIENIKSKIVSKAIVGEVHHLHIWSLDGEHNVLTAHIVLNTEISNEELKSYKLELRQELKEFDFAHTTIEIEFIDEQCRDAS
- a CDS encoding cation transporter; translation: MSGCGCEVELKDAKQKHVLYWLLGINAVMFCVEITVGLYANSTALIADSMDMLADAIVYGIALYAVSRSLKHKANAALISGYFQLTLGILVIFDIVRRLGEGEPHSWFMIGFGFVALIANVICLVLIRMQSNGEVHMRASWIFSANDVIANLGVIAAGVLVMLLDSRWPDIVIGSVIATLILRGAYLIITDAKKELSNAELTSENNSCSGSKSKSCS
- a CDS encoding MauE/DoxX family redox-associated membrane protein, which produces MTKTATLYRMVTDEHICPYGLRSKDLLERQGYDVEDHKLTSRQQADDFKDKHDVKTTPQTFIEGKRVGGYDDLREYFGKDEAGQTGTTYTPVVAIFSIAALLAVASQHFASGSFISIRTLMLFIAFSMTLLAVQKLKDLYSFTNSFITYDLLAMRWIRYGYIYPFIEAYAGIGMVAQLQPLAVAPFSLFIGTVGAISVFKAVYIDKRQLKCACVGGDSSVPLGFVSLSENLFMIAGALIMLLM
- the cadR gene encoding Cd(II)/Pb(II)-responsive transcriptional regulator — its product is MKIGELSKTTGCSIQTIRYYEKEGLLSTPERTEGNYRLYGERALKELEFIKHCRSLDIPLTDVKRLMELKNKPEESCASVNKLIAQQLALVNNRMRELKALKAELQQMASLCTTENTIEACGIIKSLDS
- a CDS encoding TolC family protein is translated as MNMSYFKAPVLAWKKVKRLLLLSFLVTTNNVFANDLTVDSVSLSEAIQRTLANNPQLTAFKYKQKRLDGELATAGLKPEYNVSAELENFAGTGDVSGFSDAELTLSISSVVELGDKVNSRKLYVNAQQQAIAVEKRIQTLDILGEVAARYIDVLTLQQIMLVNENAEKLARETYQTVSKKVRVGSAPSSEQKRADAALATARLKTLTISKQLEASVRKLAIMWGEQSPQFSRVSGDLFALPKTISLEYIMAQLSQSPHILAYAEQSRIQQAQLQSINAQSHANITWSAGVKRLEGSNETALVAGISVPLFTSDRNRGSYQSQKAKLDEVEQQRKASERAIYSQLATFYAAQEEARLTVETLQTSIIPPQESALSLVQKAYSDGRFSYLELVSVQKELIEMQYALIFAASEVHKQSASIESLSGIPLISSGNTESQLSSFIEN
- a CDS encoding efflux RND transporter permease subunit, producing the protein MIAWILELSIRRRGTMLLMALFIIALGIWNYQKLPIDAVPDITNVQVQINTQAQGYSPLETEQRITFIVETGLAGLPKLDYTRSLSRYGLSQVTVVFEEGTDLYFARNLINERLSAIKEQLPFGIEPEMGPIATGLGEIYMYSITADESAKQNNGLPYDAMALREIHDWVVKPQLALVKGITEINAIGGYKKQYHINPDPLRMLHFGITSEALSNAIMRNNANQGAGFIERSGQQILVRSQAQLQSIQDIQNVIIKSDDGTLVKVKDVAEVAIGKELRTGAASLEGKESVIGTAMMLVGENSRSVALAVGDKLSEIQNSLPQGVSIVPLYDRTTLVDKAISTVQKNLIEGALLVIFVLFLLLGNIRAALITAAVIPLAMLATITGMVQSKVSANLMSLGALDFGLIVDGAVIIVENCIRRLAESQKRNSSVISLKERLDIVYSATNEVIRPSVFGVLIITIVYLPLFTLSGVEGKMFHPMAATVIIALLSAMVFTFTLVPAAVALFLKGKISEKESPVIVGAKSVYSPVLKWALKLRWLVVCGAALLVTFSILLGSKLGSEFVPQLNEGDIALHAMRIPGTGIDQAVEMQKVLEQQIMKYDEVVTVFSKTGTAEVATDAMPPNVTDTFLILKPREQWPDPNLTKEDFVERLEKDLSSIPGNNYEFTQPIQMRFNELISGVRADLGIKLYGDDLSQLVISAQEVLATLNTISGVADARLEQVDDVPIFTVNPKPEALALYGLDASDLQSWLKTVVSGEGAGLIFEGDRRFEIVVRYPELLRANLDQLGNLPIATESGEFVPVSEVAELNYTTVPSQISRENGKRRIVITANVRNRDLGSFVQEAQQKIQQNVELPAGYWLEYGGTFEQLESATQRLSIVVPATLFVILTLLVIAFSSIKDALIIFSGVPLALTGGVLALWLRDMPLSISAAVGFIALSGIAVLNGLVMLSFIKQRLLETGELINSIIEGATIRLRPVLMTALVASLGFIPMALNVGTGAEVQRPLATVVIGGIISSTLLTLVVLPVLYRIVYSKYKS
- a CDS encoding cupredoxin domain-containing protein, with protein sequence MLIPSLDISEQLKLNEITQITLLNLSQGEHEFHCQIQMYRGVLKVI